The following are from one region of the Hyla sarda isolate aHylSar1 chromosome 6, aHylSar1.hap1, whole genome shotgun sequence genome:
- the LOC130277410 gene encoding uncharacterized protein LOC130277410 translates to MNIDSNQTFDVLLWRAQQSRRRRSEYYERRHHHRRYWFHAITAAQMTHGVHSTWYVELRQHPEKFSGYLRMTVQTFDDLLQRISEKIHRQDTHLRRSISSDEHLIVSLSFRFLASGESFSSLYFQFRLGVSTISGIVRTTCDCLWDCLLADFLPQPSAEHWLGIAEKLQEVTQFPNCVGAIDGKHIRIQKPAHTGSEYYNYKKFFSTILLAIADAQYKLIAVDIGSY, encoded by the exons ATGAATATTGACAGCAATCAAAC TTTTGATGTGCTGTTGTGGCGAGCCCAACAAAGTAGAAGGAGAAGATCCGAATATTATGAGAGACGTCACCACCACCGAAGATATTGGTTCCATGCCATCACTGCAGCACAGATGACCCATGGGGTGCACAGTACTTGGTACGTGGAGCTGCGCCAGCACCCTGAGAAGTTCTCTGGCTACCTACGGATGACTGTACAAACGTTTGATGACCTTCTCCAACGCATTAGTGAAAAGATCCATCGCCAAGACACCCACCTCAGAAGGAGCATCTCGTCAGATGAACACCTCATCGTAAGCCTTAG tTTCAGGTTCCTGGCATCCGGTGAGAGTTTTTCGTCGCTCTACTTCCAGTTTCGCCTTGGAGTTTCTACCATCTCTGGGATTGTCCGGACCACCTGCGATTGCCTGTGGGATTGCCTTCTAGCAGACTTTCTTCCACAACCTTCAGCCGAACATTGGCTTGGCATCGCAGAGAAGTTACAGGAAGTCACACAGTTTCCAAACTGTGTTGGAGCAATCGACGGGAAGCACATCAGGATCCAGAAGCCGGCGCACACGGGGTCTGAGTATTACAACTACAAGAAATTCTTCTCTACCATACTTCTGGCCATTGCGGATGCGCAGTACAAATTAATCGCTGTGGACATCGGGTCATATTGA